In Haemophilus parainfluenzae, the sequence GCATTTTCTTGCTGAAGAAAGAGCAATAATGTCAATCTAAAGGCGTATGGAAACATACGCCTTTTCTTTTAAAACGCTTTCAAAATTGACCGCGCTTTTCCTCTCATTTTTACTTTATCCAACAAAGCTGTATAATGTCTCGCTTTGAATATAAACGATATGGGGGAAAGCTCATGATTAAAACCGATACCTTACCGCAATTTTTGCGAAACAAAGTGGCGGAAAACGATGCCTTTGGTCTTGTGGAAGGGCTGTGTCAATTATTACGTAGTAGCCCTACAGAAAAAATTTCTCCAACCTTGCACTTGTTTAAGTTTATCTTAAAGAACGATAAAGAATTAGGCTGTTCTGTTTCGAAATTATTATGTGGTTGGTTATGTGGTTTACGTCTTTACCCATTGTTTATTAGTAGTGGTATTCTTACGCGTGGTGGTTTTGGGCAAGAAATGAAAACGCGTATTTATGAGCGTTTTAACCCCTCTTTTAAAGATATTAATGATTTACGTGATATTTTTTATTTATTGTTTAGCGATAAAAATGATGCGCGCTGGATTGATGCCGTCCCATTAAAAACGTGGCGAGGCGTATTTGGCGTTTTAACCCGTTATACAGAACAAAAAGATCGGGAACGTTTAAAAAATCATATTGAAAGTGAAGGGCTATTTGCCATAGAGATGCTTTCAATTTGGATTGCAGCTGAAGATATGGATCCTGAGCTGATGCGAATGGAACCCTCTCTGTTAAATGCTGATTCACCTTTTGTTGCTTTACACCATGAGGTGGTTGATTGGGTAGCGGCGCGCCGCCAATCAATAGATTTTGATGATAGCCATTTACAGGTAATGTTTGATCAATGTAAGGCATTGATTATTGGCTTACAGAAACGTGGGGCAGTAGTGGGGTCTTCCTTAAATACAGCGTATTTATTAGAACGTCTTTCCCAGACTTTAGAACGATTAGAAACGTTGATGGCAATTTTTGTTTCAAATCGCTATTTACCGCGTCGAATATTGTTATTAACGGGTTGTTTTGCCCGTGCAGCTGCAGAGCGACATAGTATTTCCCGATTATGGAAACAAAGCTCAGGATTAATTGCTCGTAGTGTTACGCAGAATGCTGGGGACCACGGTGAGCATTACATTACTCGAGATAAAAAAGAGTATTGGGCAATGTTTTACTCTGCGGCAGGTGGTGGTGTATTGATTGCACTAATGGCGTTATTTAAAACTTATTTAGGCAGTATTATTGATGATAAAGTCTGGAAAGGTCTTGCCGAAGGTTTAAATTACGGCTTCGGATTTATGGTGATCTTTATGTTGCATTTCACGGTTGCAACCAAACAGCCAGCTATGACAGCTGCTCGTTTTGCTGAGGCAGTAGAGAAAAATCCACAAGGCAAAACATTAAATATGAAATTAGCCCAGTTATTAGTGGATGTATTTCGTTCCCAAAGCGTGGCCGTTTTAGGCAATGTAGTAGTTGCTATGGGATTAGCGGCATTAATTGCTTTTGTTTATCAACATCAAACAGGTGAGCCATTGATGAATTCAGAGAAAATAGCCTATCAATTACACCGTATTGATCCTTTAGATGGTTCTTTATGGTTCGCAGCTATTGCAGGTGTATGGTTATTCTGCTCCGGAATTATTTCTGGCTATTTTGATAATCGTAGCAATTATTTGAATATGCGCATGCGTTTAGCACAACATCCGTTATTAAAAAAATTGATGTCTGAGAAGTCTCGCGTTAAATTTGCTAATTATATGCATGAGAATTATGGTTCGCTTATTGGTAACTTCTGTTTTGGTATGTTACTTGGGCTTACCGGTTTAGTGGGATATTTAACTCATCTCCCGTTAGATATTCGTCATGTTGCATTTTCATCAGCGAATTTAGGATACAGTGCAGTCAGTGGACAATTTGCCTATCCATTCTTTTTACAATGCATTGCTTTTGTGTTGCTGATTGGTTTAGTGAATTTAATAGTCAGTTTTTCATTGACACTTTGGGTCGCACTGCGCTCTTTAAATACGGAAATTGATAGCTGGTGGTCAATTTGGCATGAAGTTTGTCAAATTGTGAAAAAACGACCATTGAGCTTATTTTTTCCCGTTCAATTAGATAAATAATCGTCTTAAGTGCGGTCAAAATATCAACGTTTTTGACCGCACTTTCTTTTCGGCAAATTTAATTTGCGTTATTATGTTGCTCATCTAATGCTATAACTTTATGAATTATTCTAATGAAACCCACATTTCTTGAACTTCGTCACCTAAGAACCTTGCTTGCTTTAAAGGAAACGGGCAGCGTCTCGATGGCGGCAAAACGTGTTTATTTAACACAATCGGCACTTTCTCATCAAATTAAGTTAATGGAAGAGCAATTCGGTTTACTTCTATTTGAGCGTAAAAGTAATCCATTGCGTTTTACCGCAGCAGGCGATCGTTTGATTCGTCTTGCCAATGAAATTCTTCCAAAAGTGGTTGATGCAGAACGTGAGCTCGCACGCGTAAAACACGGTGATGCAGGGCAGTTAAGAATTGCAGTAGAGTGTCATACCTGTTTCGACTGGTTAATGCCAGCGATGGATGAGTTTCGTCAGCATTGGAGCTTGGTAGAATTGGATATTGTCTCAGGTTTCCATACTGATCCTGTAGGATTGTTATTGTCTCATCGTGCAGATTGGGCGATAGTGTCAGACGTTGAACAAAATGATGATGTTTTGTTTAAACCGCTATTTTCTTATGAAATGGTGGGGATTTGTTCTAAAGATCATCCATTAGCGAATAAAGAGGTTTGGCAGGCGGAAGATTTTGCTGAGGAAACTTGGGTAACCTATCCCGTGCCTGATGATATGTTAGACTTATATCGTCAAGTGTTGAAACCGAAAGGCATTAATCCGCCGCGTCGTACGACAGAGCTAACGATCGCCTTGATCCAGTTAGTGGCGAGTCGTCGGGGTATTGCCACTGTGCCTTATTGGGCGGCATTGCCTTATTTAGAAAAAGGGTATGTGGTGGCACGCAAAATTACAGAAGAAGGGTTGTACAGTAACCTTTATGCAGCAATTCGTAAAGAAGATGCCAATTTAGCTTATATCGAAGATTTCCATCAAACAGTAAAAGCACAAAGTTTTTCGACCTTACCTGGTTTGTCTGTTTTAGCGTTGTAGTAGGTCAATATGTCAGAAGTGGTGACAGAAAATCCCATCAAAGCCGCAGCAAAAGCGGCATTTCCTTACAGCATGCCAATGCTTGCCGGCTTTTTATTTTTAGGCATTGCATATGGCATTTACATGAAAGCACTTGGATTCGGTGTTTGGTTCCCTGTTACAATGGCAGCACTCATTTATGCGGGCTCCGTTGAATTTATTGCTGCTGCAGCATTAGTCATGCCTTTTTCGCCTTTAAGTGTCGCATTAGTTACGCTGATGGTAAGTGGGCGTCAGATTTTTTATGCCATTTCCATGTTAGAAAAATATGGTGCTCAAATTGGGAAAAAACGTTGGTATTTAATTAGTACTCTAGTAGATGAAAGTTTTTCCCTGAATTATATGGCGAAGATCCCCGATCATTTAGATAAAGGTTGGTATATGTTCTTTGTCAGTTTTTATTTGCACGTTTATTGGGTCGTCGGTGCGGGATTAGGCAACCTATTTGGTTCAATCATTCCTTTTGATTTAAAAGGGGTAGAGTTTGGGATGACAGCACTTTTCCTCGTAATCTTTGCTGAAAACTGGCTAAAAGAAAAATCTCATGAAAGCTCATTATTAGGTTTAGGCGTAGCTTTTGTATCGCTGTTAATTGTTGGGAAAGAACACTTTTTAGTGCCAACGCTAATCAGTATCTGGATTCTATTAACAGTACGACGTCCTAAACTTTCATCTAAATTGGAGGCACTGAAATGACATTGATGGAACAAATTATCACCATTGTGATTTGTATCGTGTGCGTGCAATTTACTCGATTATTGCCATTCTGGATCTTTCCTGCAAATCGTCCTATTCCGGAATATGTTCGTTATCTAGGTAAAGTATTACCTGCCGCGATGTTTGGAATGTTAGTAGTGTATTGCTATAAAAATGTGGATGTGTTGAGTAGTTATTACGGCTTGCCCGATTTTATTGCGGGAGCTTTGGTATTGGGGTTGCATTTCTGGAAAAAGAATATGTTTCTTTCCATCTCGGCAGGCACAATTTTTTATATGTTTTTAGTGCAAAAAGTCTTTATCTAAGCGAATGTTGAGCGAAATAAAAATTTCTTGATATTGCAATCGGTTGCTTTTATTTCGCCTCTTTCCCTGAATTCCAAAATCTTTTATGATGCCGCTTCAATCATTATTGACGGAGAGATTTATGGAATTTGATTTCATTGAATTACTAGGTTATATGGCAACATTCTTTGTAGCCGCCTCTTTTTTATTCAAATCCATTATTCACTTAAGAATTGTAAATACCATTGGAGCAGTACTCTTTGTGGTTTATGGTTTGATGAAAGGTGCTTATCCTGTAGCAGTTCTAAACGCATTCTTAGTTTTCGTTAATTTATACCAACTTTATCGTTTGAAAAAAGAGCAACCTGCATCAAAAGTGCTTAAATAATTGACCGCACTTTTCTTCTATTTACCCCACATTTGATATAACGCAATCACCAGTGGCATAGTAAACATACAAAGCAGCGTCGTTATCCCATAAATGGCGCTGGCTTTTTGTGGATTGTTGTTATAAATCACCGCCATTTGTGTCACTGTCGAAGCTGAAGGGCTAGTGGTAGCTAAAAAGCTAATCAACACGATAATCTCACCTTTTTCAATCCAATGTACAAAGCCAATGAGCTTTATTAATACCAACAATACAAGCGGAATAACCAACAAGCGCAATAGTGTGACTAAATAAATGCGCTTAGATGAAACAATGCTTTTTAATGGAATTGCGGCAATTAACATACCCGCAACAAGCATGGCATTCGGGCCAATAAACAAACCGATGGAAGAGAGTGTGCCATTGATAATGTTTGGCAACTTAATTTGAAAAGCAAATAAAAATGCGCCGACGAGAATTGACCAAATATTGATATTTTTGGCAATTGTTTTTAACGATAAATTCCCTTTACCTACAATAATCAAGCGGCAATGTGTCCAGAATAGAAAGGTTTGCACCACAATAAAACAGCTGGCGTAAATGACCCATTCTTTGCCAAATAGCGACATCACAATCGGAATAATTAAGTTGCCAGAATTGGAATAAATGGAAGTGGCATGCTCAATAGGATCAAGGTTTAATAGGCGCTTTAATAAACTGCCAATAATAATCAGAATACCCTGAAGAAACACGGCCATAAGTAGTGAAAGCTGCAAACCTTGTAGAATTTCAGGTGTGTAATCAATTTGAAAGGCTTCAATCATCACCGCTGGACTGATGACATAAAGTCCAATAATGGAAAGTGGTTTGCTATCTTCTGATTTTAATAATTTTGATTTAACCAACCCATAGCCAATAAGTACAATGAGTGTCAGTTCAATAATTTTAGTACCGAGTAAAAATGCGATATCCATAGTGAAGTTTGAAGAGAAAAGTTGTTGTTATAAAAGAAGAAAAGGGCAAAATAATTTGCCCTTTAAATTGATTTAGGTTACTCCCACTCGATCGTTGCTGGGGGTTTTCCGCTGATGTCGTACACCACGCGGGAAATGCCGTTTACTTCGTTGATGATACGGTTAGATACTTTACCTAATAAATCATAAGACAAGTGAGCCCAATGTGCGGTCATAAAATCGATGGTTTCTACCGCACGTAGTGAGATAACCCAATCGTATTTACGGCCATCGCCCATAACACCTACAGATTTCACTGGTAAGAATACGCTGAAGGCTTGGCTGGTTTTTTCATACCAACCGCTATTGCGCAATTCTTCGATAAAGATTGCATCTGCACGGCGTAATAAATCGCAGTATTCTTTTTTCACTTCGCCTAATACACGGACGCCTAAACCTGGGCCAGGGAATGGGTGGCGGTTGATCATTTCAGCCGGTAAGCCTAATGCTAAACCGATTTTACGTACTTCATCTTTAAATAATTCACGTAAAGGTTCAACTAAACCAAGTTTCATATAGTCTGGTAAGCCACCTACGTTGTGGTGTGATTTAATCACATGTGCTTTACCGGTTTTGCTTGCTGCAGATTCGATTACGTCAGGGTAAATCGTACCTTGTGCCAACCATTTCACGTTAGTGAGTTTTTTCGATTCATCATCGAATACATCTACGAACACTTTACCGATAATTTTGCGTTTCGCCTCAGGATCAGATACGCCAGCAAGTTCGCTTAAAAAACGGCTTTCAGCATCAACACGGGTAATATTTAAACCGAATTTGTCACCGAACATTTCCATGACTTGATCGCCTTCGTGTAAGCGGAGTAAACCGTTATCCACGAATACGCAGTGTAAGTTTTTGCCGATAGCACGGTGTAAAAGTAATGCAACCACAGAAGAGTCCACACCACCAGATAAACCTAAAATCACTTCATCATCGCCTACTTGCTCTTTAATGCGAGCAACGGCATCTTCGATAATGTTTTCTGCTGTCCATTTGGTTTCGCAACCACAAATGTTCACCACGAAATTCATCAATAATTCCAAACCTTTTTTGGTATGGGTTACTTCAGGGTGGAATTGTACGCCGTAGAAACGACGATTTTCGTCAGACATTGCCGCAATTGGGCAGGTTGGAGTCATACCGGTAACTTGGAAGTTTTCAGGTAAACGCGTTACTTTATCGCCATGGCTCATCCATACATCTAATTTGCTATCGCCATCATTTAAATGAGCGAAAAGTGCGGTCGGATTATCCATTAAAACAGAAGCATAGCCGAATTCACGATGATCAGAGGTCTCAGTTAAACCACCAAGTTGCATCGCCATGGTTTGCATGCCGTAGCAAATACCCAATACAGGCACGCCAGCATTAAATACATATTCAGGTGCACGCGGGCTGTTTTCTTCAGTGGTACTTTCAGGACCACCAGAAAGAATGATACCGTCAGGATTAAATTCACGGATTTGTTCTTCAGTCACATCCCACGCCCAAAGTTCGCAGTACACACCGATTTCACGCACACGACGTGCAATCAGTTGAGTATATTGTGAACCAAAGTCGAGGATCAGGATTTTATGGTTGTGGATGTTTGTCATTTTTTTCTCTAAATTGTATTAATTTTCTTCAGTGGAAAGATATATACTTTGCGGTTATTTCCATTTTTATCTTTCTGAGCTTTCTTAATAATCGGACCTGCTAATGTAACAACCCCCTCATAAATATATGAATTAGGTGCGTCATTTTCGAATAAGTGTAGAGTAACATTATTACTATCTGATTCCGATAAAGTTTTATTTTGAGAGCTTAAGGTTTGATCGCCAGTTAATCCCATCCCAGTTAAATATAAAATATCATTTTCCCAGTAATTGATATATGTCTGTTGTCCATAAGTTTTGGTAACTAAAACAAGAGTTTTTGTTTCTAGAGATCTTCTCATGCCACCTTGAGTTGAACATTTAAAAATATCACATAGTTCTTGGTTAGTTATTTTTTGTTTAACATTAGGGAGATGCATATAAAATACCTTTTGTTTTAACCCATGCGATAGTTTGGCGCTTCTTTAGTGATAGTTACATCGTGAACATGGCTTTCTTTAATACCTGCACCACTGATGCGAACGAATTCTGCTTTCGTACGTAATTCTTCGATGGTTGCGCAGCCAGTTAAGCCCATGCAAGAACGTAAGCCACCCATTTGTTGGTGGATAATTTCTTTTAAGTAACCTTTGTATGGAATACGGCCTTCGATACCTTCTGGTACGAGTTTGTCTGCCGCGTTATCAGATTGGAAATAACGGTCTGATGAGCCTTTCGCCATGGCACCTAATGAGCCCATACCACGGTAAGATTTAAATGCACGACCTTGGTAAAGTTCGATTTCACCTGGTGCTTCTTCAGTACCCGCGAACATAGAACCAACCATTACACAGCTTGCACCTGCCGCGATAGCTTTTGCAATGTCGCCAGAGAAACGGATACCACCGTCCGCGATAACTGGAATACCACGATCTTTTAATGCCGCAGCAGCATCTGCGATAGCGGTGATTTGTGGAACACCTACACCGGTCACGATACGAGTAGTACAAATAGAACCAGGACCAATACCGACTTTCACTGCGCTTGCTCCTGCATTTGCTAATGCGATAGCACCTTCAGCCGTTGCGACGTTACCCGCAACGATAGGTAAGTTTGGATATTTTGCACGCGTTTCACGAACACGTTGTAACACACCTTCAGAGTGACCGTGAGAAGAGTCGATTAACAATACGTCTACGCCGGCTTTCACTAAAGCATCAATACGTTCTTCGTTACCAGGGCCTGCACCTACAGCCGCACCGACACGTAAACGACCGAATTCATCTTTACATGCGTTTGGTTTTTGTTCCGCTTTTTGGAAGTCTTTAACGGTGATCATGCCTTTTAATTTGAATGCATCATCTACTACAAGTACTTTCTCTACGCGGTTTTTGTGCATTAATTCTAAAATTGTTTCACGGCTTGCACCTTCTTTTACGGTGACTAAGTCTTCTTTTTTCGTCATTAATTGTGAAACAGTTTTGCTTAAATCTTTTACGAAACGCGTGTCACGGCCAGTGATGATACCGATTAAGTTATTTTCACCGTCTACAACAGGGTAGCCTGCGAAGCCGTTTTTCTTCACCATTTCAGCAAGTGCTGCAAGGGTCAAATCTGGCGAAACAGTCACAGGTTCAGAAACGATACCACTTTCGAATTTTTTTACTTTGCGAACACGATCCGCTTGGCGTTCGATCGTCATGTTTTTGTGAATAAAGCCGATGCCACCTTCTTGTGCTAAAGAGATTGCTAATTTGGTTTCTGTCACAGTATCCATCGCAGCAGAAAGCATCGGAATATTTAAGCGAATTTCTTTGGTGAGTTGAGTTGAGAGGTTGGCAGTGTTCGGAAGAACAGTTGAATGAGCTGGGACGAGTAGAACGTCGTCAAAAGTCAGAGCTTCTTGTTTGATTCTAAGCATGGCAATATCTCGTTGTTAAAAGTTGTGTCAAAAAATATTGCGCTGGGATTATACAGATTTTTCATGTGGTTGAAAATGAATTTTTTCGCTTTTATGGTAAGATTTGCCAAGGTTTTTATGAGAAGGAATGAATATGCCATCGTTATTGGATTGTTTGTCTGATTGCCAACCTAAAGTGCGGTCAGATTTGATGTCGTTTTTAAATATTACGTCAAATGAATTGGCGCAAGAAATGGCATTATTGAGAGAAGTGGGATTGAATATTCAAGAAGAAAATAATGTTTGTCAGCTTGTGCCAGAAATGTCTTTGTTAAATCCGCAAACAATTTCAACCGCACTTTCACCTTATTCCGTGCATTATCATCGAGCCATTTCTTCAACAAATGAATTTATAACTAATCAAATTAATCACTTAAAAAAAGGCGATTTGTGCCTTGCAGAATATCAAACGGCCGGACGGGGACGTCGTGGTCGCCAATGGCTTTCACCGTTTGCAGGCCAGTTAATTTTCAGTTTTTATTGGACTATCGATCCTAAAAAAGCATTGGATGGATTAAGTTTAGTAATTGGTTTAGCTATTGCAGAAGCGTTAAATGCGAAAGTGAAATGGCCAAATGATATTTTGCTTTCAGGGCGAAAGCTTGGTGGCATTTTAGTGGAAATCATTAATCATAAGAATGGGTTGCTTAATTTGGTGGTTGGTATTGGGATCAATGTAAAATTACCACAATCAACCGAAATTAGTCAGCCGTATGCTCAGCTAACCGAACAGGATCCAAATATAGATCGTGAAAAGATCCTTGTTAAAGTGATTCAACGTATTTATTCTCGATTAGCTCAATTTGAAGAAAAGGGCATTGATGAGGAGTTCATGCAACAATGGATAAACCATAATGAATTTTTTGGCGATAAAGTGAATGTCTTTACTGAACAAGGTGCGATTTCAGGTATAGAGCAGGGGATTGACAACCGCGGTTATTTAAAAGTCATAACCGA encodes:
- a CDS encoding site-specific recombinase → MIKTDTLPQFLRNKVAENDAFGLVEGLCQLLRSSPTEKISPTLHLFKFILKNDKELGCSVSKLLCGWLCGLRLYPLFISSGILTRGGFGQEMKTRIYERFNPSFKDINDLRDIFYLLFSDKNDARWIDAVPLKTWRGVFGVLTRYTEQKDRERLKNHIESEGLFAIEMLSIWIAAEDMDPELMRMEPSLLNADSPFVALHHEVVDWVAARRQSIDFDDSHLQVMFDQCKALIIGLQKRGAVVGSSLNTAYLLERLSQTLERLETLMAIFVSNRYLPRRILLLTGCFARAAAERHSISRLWKQSSGLIARSVTQNAGDHGEHYITRDKKEYWAMFYSAAGGGVLIALMALFKTYLGSIIDDKVWKGLAEGLNYGFGFMVIFMLHFTVATKQPAMTAARFAEAVEKNPQGKTLNMKLAQLLVDVFRSQSVAVLGNVVVAMGLAALIAFVYQHQTGEPLMNSEKIAYQLHRIDPLDGSLWFAAIAGVWLFCSGIISGYFDNRSNYLNMRMRLAQHPLLKKLMSEKSRVKFANYMHENYGSLIGNFCFGMLLGLTGLVGYLTHLPLDIRHVAFSSANLGYSAVSGQFAYPFFLQCIAFVLLIGLVNLIVSFSLTLWVALRSLNTEIDSWWSIWHEVCQIVKKRPLSLFFPVQLDK
- a CDS encoding LysR family transcriptional regulator, with product MKPTFLELRHLRTLLALKETGSVSMAAKRVYLTQSALSHQIKLMEEQFGLLLFERKSNPLRFTAAGDRLIRLANEILPKVVDAERELARVKHGDAGQLRIAVECHTCFDWLMPAMDEFRQHWSLVELDIVSGFHTDPVGLLLSHRADWAIVSDVEQNDDVLFKPLFSYEMVGICSKDHPLANKEVWQAEDFAEETWVTYPVPDDMLDLYRQVLKPKGINPPRRTTELTIALIQLVASRRGIATVPYWAALPYLEKGYVVARKITEEGLYSNLYAAIRKEDANLAYIEDFHQTVKAQSFSTLPGLSVLAL
- the azlC gene encoding azaleucine resistance protein AzlC — translated: MSEVVTENPIKAAAKAAFPYSMPMLAGFLFLGIAYGIYMKALGFGVWFPVTMAALIYAGSVEFIAAAALVMPFSPLSVALVTLMVSGRQIFYAISMLEKYGAQIGKKRWYLISTLVDESFSLNYMAKIPDHLDKGWYMFFVSFYLHVYWVVGAGLGNLFGSIIPFDLKGVEFGMTALFLVIFAENWLKEKSHESSLLGLGVAFVSLLIVGKEHFLVPTLISIWILLTVRRPKLSSKLEALK
- a CDS encoding branched-chain amino acid transporter permease — encoded protein: MTLMEQIITIVICIVCVQFTRLLPFWIFPANRPIPEYVRYLGKVLPAAMFGMLVVYCYKNVDVLSSYYGLPDFIAGALVLGLHFWKKNMFLSISAGTIFYMFLVQKVFI
- a CDS encoding YgjV family protein, whose translation is MEFDFIELLGYMATFFVAASFLFKSIIHLRIVNTIGAVLFVVYGLMKGAYPVAVLNAFLVFVNLYQLYRLKKEQPASKVLK
- a CDS encoding AEC family transporter encodes the protein MDIAFLLGTKIIELTLIVLIGYGLVKSKLLKSEDSKPLSIIGLYVISPAVMIEAFQIDYTPEILQGLQLSLLMAVFLQGILIIIGSLLKRLLNLDPIEHATSIYSNSGNLIIPIVMSLFGKEWVIYASCFIVVQTFLFWTHCRLIIVGKGNLSLKTIAKNINIWSILVGAFLFAFQIKLPNIINGTLSSIGLFIGPNAMLVAGMLIAAIPLKSIVSSKRIYLVTLLRLLVIPLVLLVLIKLIGFVHWIEKGEIIVLISFLATTSPSASTVTQMAVIYNNNPQKASAIYGITTLLCMFTMPLVIALYQMWGK
- the guaA gene encoding glutamine-hydrolyzing GMP synthase — its product is MTNIHNHKILILDFGSQYTQLIARRVREIGVYCELWAWDVTEEQIREFNPDGIILSGGPESTTEENSPRAPEYVFNAGVPVLGICYGMQTMAMQLGGLTETSDHREFGYASVLMDNPTALFAHLNDGDSKLDVWMSHGDKVTRLPENFQVTGMTPTCPIAAMSDENRRFYGVQFHPEVTHTKKGLELLMNFVVNICGCETKWTAENIIEDAVARIKEQVGDDEVILGLSGGVDSSVVALLLHRAIGKNLHCVFVDNGLLRLHEGDQVMEMFGDKFGLNITRVDAESRFLSELAGVSDPEAKRKIIGKVFVDVFDDESKKLTNVKWLAQGTIYPDVIESAASKTGKAHVIKSHHNVGGLPDYMKLGLVEPLRELFKDEVRKIGLALGLPAEMINRHPFPGPGLGVRVLGEVKKEYCDLLRRADAIFIEELRNSGWYEKTSQAFSVFLPVKSVGVMGDGRKYDWVISLRAVETIDFMTAHWAHLSYDLLGKVSNRIINEVNGISRVVYDISGKPPATIEWE
- the guaB gene encoding IMP dehydrogenase, whose product is MLRIKQEALTFDDVLLVPAHSTVLPNTANLSTQLTKEIRLNIPMLSAAMDTVTETKLAISLAQEGGIGFIHKNMTIERQADRVRKVKKFESGIVSEPVTVSPDLTLAALAEMVKKNGFAGYPVVDGENNLIGIITGRDTRFVKDLSKTVSQLMTKKEDLVTVKEGASRETILELMHKNRVEKVLVVDDAFKLKGMITVKDFQKAEQKPNACKDEFGRLRVGAAVGAGPGNEERIDALVKAGVDVLLIDSSHGHSEGVLQRVRETRAKYPNLPIVAGNVATAEGAIALANAGASAVKVGIGPGSICTTRIVTGVGVPQITAIADAAAALKDRGIPVIADGGIRFSGDIAKAIAAGASCVMVGSMFAGTEEAPGEIELYQGRAFKSYRGMGSLGAMAKGSSDRYFQSDNAADKLVPEGIEGRIPYKGYLKEIIHQQMGGLRSCMGLTGCATIEELRTKAEFVRISGAGIKESHVHDVTITKEAPNYRMG
- the birA gene encoding bifunctional biotin--[acetyl-CoA-carboxylase] ligase/biotin operon repressor BirA, which codes for MPSLLDCLSDCQPKVRSDLMSFLNITSNELAQEMALLREVGLNIQEENNVCQLVPEMSLLNPQTISTALSPYSVHYHRAISSTNEFITNQINHLKKGDLCLAEYQTAGRGRRGRQWLSPFAGQLIFSFYWTIDPKKALDGLSLVIGLAIAEALNAKVKWPNDILLSGRKLGGILVEIINHKNGLLNLVVGIGINVKLPQSTEISQPYAQLTEQDPNIDREKILVKVIQRIYSRLAQFEEKGIDEEFMQQWINHNEFFGDKVNVFTEQGAISGIEQGIDNRGYLKVITDEGERYFNAGEVSLRRK